A genomic region of Alicyclobacillus sp. SO9 contains the following coding sequences:
- a CDS encoding cytochrome ubiquinol oxidase subunit II, whose product MKRLWSRLSVLLLFTMPLLLTGCGERYFVLNSAGPVARVERNLIYTSIALTLIVVIPVIVLMFYIIHRFRDKPGNDAPYEPQWSENKTLEIVWWGIPIVIIGILGTLTVRDTFRLVRPPANVTGKPLTVQVTSLNWKWLFQYPEQNIATVNYCAIPTNRPVRFILTSNAPMNSFWVPQLGGQEYTMPGMAMRLWLQADHPGKYFGSGANFSGRGYAHMKFNVVAKPEGGFQQWVNQVKSSAPALTVSGYHDLTKDSVMKETAYSSFPPGSFERIVRQEGGMYMKHKLTEATD is encoded by the coding sequence TTGAAACGTCTATGGAGCAGGTTGAGCGTGTTATTGCTGTTTACTATGCCCTTGCTGCTAACAGGGTGCGGAGAGAGATACTTTGTTCTGAATTCTGCCGGACCCGTAGCAAGAGTCGAGAGGAATCTAATTTATACATCCATCGCTTTAACTTTGATTGTCGTCATCCCGGTCATTGTTTTGATGTTTTACATTATCCATCGTTTTCGAGACAAACCAGGAAATGACGCGCCTTACGAACCACAGTGGTCGGAGAATAAAACCCTGGAAATTGTCTGGTGGGGAATCCCGATTGTCATTATTGGCATTCTCGGTACCCTAACTGTGCGAGACACATTTCGACTGGTGCGCCCGCCTGCGAACGTGACGGGAAAGCCTCTGACCGTACAGGTAACCTCCTTAAACTGGAAGTGGTTGTTTCAGTACCCCGAGCAAAATATTGCGACAGTAAATTACTGCGCAATTCCCACCAATCGCCCTGTCCGGTTTATCTTGACGAGCAATGCGCCCATGAATTCCTTTTGGGTTCCGCAACTCGGCGGTCAGGAATATACCATGCCGGGTATGGCGATGAGGCTGTGGTTGCAAGCGGATCATCCAGGCAAGTATTTTGGCAGCGGCGCAAATTTCTCGGGCCGCGGTTACGCACACATGAAGTTCAATGTGGTTGCAAAACCCGAAGGCGGATTCCAACAGTGGGTGAATCAAGTGAAATCCAGCGCACCAGCATTAACAGTCTCCGGCTATCACGACTTGACAAAAGACAGTGTTATGAAAGAAACTGCGTATTCCTCGTTTCCTCCGGGAAGTTTTGAACGGATTGTACGTCAAGAAGGCGGCATGTATATGAAACACAAATTGACCGAAGCAACCGACTAG
- a CDS encoding cbb3-type cytochrome c oxidase subunit I, whose translation MPVDIKNFLTHFFVTGYPLIYGADASIILATVAILFVLTYFKKWKWLWTEWLTTVDHKKIGIMYLIAALLMMFRGGVDAILMRTQLMLPNMHFLGPQHYNEIFTTHGTLMILFVAMPFIFALFNIVVPLQIGARDVAFPYLNAISFWLFFFAALLLNLSFVIGGSPDAGWSSYPPLAGAEFDKGPGENYYLLSLQITGIGSMATGINFLVTILKMRAPGLTLMRLPLFTWSVVGACILIIVSFPALTAALALLLIDRVAGAHFFTMLAGGMPMMYVNLFWIWGHPEVYIVVLPAFGVFSEVVATFSKKRIFGYTSMVASIMVITVISYFVWVHHFFTMGAGPGVNSFFALATMAIAIPTGVKVFNWLFTMYRGRIRITAPMLWTLGFIPNFAIGGATGVLLAVAPADYQYHNSYFLIAHFHQVLIGGTIYGMLAGMYYWWPKMFGHRLSEGLAKHAFWWFNLGFYICFMPQYALGLMGMTRRIYTYPKGLGWGPYNFIATVGAYMMAIGFVLIVANVVYSAFYGERDTTGDIWDARTLEWSLPSPAPHYNFAVIPHVDRRDAWWVMKQERKEGKTTLDLQQEPIRPIHMPNNSGRPFILGVCFFTVGFGFAFSWYALVVLGFLAVAVLLLVRSFEYEDSHYIPVEEIKETEAAYGRL comes from the coding sequence ATGCCTGTTGACATCAAGAATTTCCTAACTCACTTCTTCGTAACCGGTTACCCGCTGATTTATGGAGCCGACGCGTCGATTATTCTGGCCACTGTCGCCATCTTGTTTGTCCTGACTTATTTCAAGAAATGGAAATGGTTGTGGACTGAATGGTTGACAACGGTGGACCACAAAAAGATAGGAATTATGTACCTTATTGCAGCGCTGCTCATGATGTTTCGCGGCGGTGTCGATGCAATTTTGATGAGGACCCAACTCATGTTGCCGAACATGCACTTCCTGGGGCCCCAACACTACAATGAAATCTTCACAACGCACGGCACCCTGATGATTTTGTTTGTTGCAATGCCTTTCATCTTTGCACTTTTCAACATCGTTGTTCCGCTGCAAATTGGCGCACGAGACGTCGCGTTTCCGTATCTCAATGCGATTAGTTTCTGGCTGTTCTTCTTTGCCGCCTTATTGCTCAATCTCTCGTTTGTCATCGGCGGCTCTCCGGATGCAGGATGGTCCAGTTACCCTCCACTGGCAGGCGCTGAATTCGACAAAGGACCAGGAGAAAACTACTACCTTTTGTCTTTGCAAATCACGGGAATTGGGAGTATGGCAACCGGAATCAACTTTCTTGTCACAATTTTAAAGATGCGGGCACCTGGTCTTACTTTAATGCGTCTCCCTCTGTTTACATGGAGTGTTGTCGGAGCTTGTATCCTCATTATTGTTTCGTTCCCGGCACTCACTGCAGCCCTGGCCCTGCTCCTGATAGACAGAGTTGCAGGCGCCCACTTTTTCACGATGCTCGCGGGCGGAATGCCCATGATGTACGTCAATTTGTTCTGGATTTGGGGGCATCCAGAGGTATACATCGTGGTACTGCCGGCATTCGGTGTGTTTTCCGAGGTAGTTGCCACCTTTTCAAAGAAACGGATTTTCGGTTACACATCAATGGTAGCCTCCATCATGGTGATTACAGTTATCAGCTACTTTGTCTGGGTTCATCACTTTTTTACGATGGGTGCGGGACCAGGTGTCAACAGCTTTTTTGCCCTTGCCACCATGGCAATCGCAATTCCAACTGGTGTCAAAGTCTTTAATTGGCTGTTCACGATGTACCGCGGCCGGATACGAATAACGGCACCAATGCTCTGGACCCTTGGTTTCATTCCCAACTTTGCTATCGGCGGGGCTACGGGTGTTCTGCTGGCTGTTGCACCAGCAGATTATCAGTACCACAACAGCTACTTTCTCATAGCCCACTTTCACCAGGTACTCATTGGTGGAACCATCTATGGAATGCTTGCAGGGATGTACTACTGGTGGCCAAAGATGTTTGGTCACAGGCTCTCTGAAGGGTTGGCGAAACACGCGTTCTGGTGGTTTAACCTTGGCTTCTACATTTGTTTCATGCCTCAGTATGCCCTTGGTCTGATGGGCATGACGCGGCGGATTTACACCTATCCGAAGGGACTGGGATGGGGGCCGTACAACTTTATTGCTACCGTCGGCGCCTACATGATGGCCATTGGGTTTGTCCTTATTGTCGCAAATGTGGTCTACAGTGCCTTTTACGGCGAGCGCGATACAACGGGAGACATCTGGGATGCACGCACACTGGAATGGTCACTGCCATCGCCTGCTCCTCACTACAATTTCGCCGTTATTCCGCATGTGGACAGACGAGATGCATGGTGGGTCATGAAACAGGAACGCAAGGAGGGGAAGACAACCCTTGATTTACAGCAGGAACCAATACGCCCAATCCACATGCCGAACAATTCAGGAAGACCCTTCATCCTGGGCGTCTGCTTCTTTACTGTGGGCTTCGGGTTCGCTTTCAGCTGGTATGCGCTGGTTGTTCTTGGCTTCTTGGCAGTCGCCGTGCTGTTACTCGTGAGGTCCTTTGAATACGAGGATTCACACTACATTCCGGTTGAAGAAATCAAAGAAACTGAAGCAGCTTACGGGAGGTTGTAG
- a CDS encoding cytochrome (ubi)quinol oxidase subunit III, producing MATTEESLHIPSHSRSKPLEYSTEDGALRIFGFWVFLVTDMLLFSCFFATYAVLYRHISTGPTPSAIFDVRGYTAETLILLTSSFTSGIATYEMRRQNKSGLITWTIITLLLGLSFIGLEVSEFWSDVVSGATMQTSAFLSAFFTLVGTHGCHVSFGIIWITSVLIQVIRRGITPVTSRKVFITSLYWHFLDVVWVFLFTVVYMIGGMY from the coding sequence ATGGCAACAACTGAGGAGTCTCTTCATATCCCATCACATTCCCGGAGTAAGCCATTAGAGTACTCCACAGAGGACGGAGCCCTGCGAATATTTGGGTTTTGGGTGTTTTTGGTTACGGATATGCTGTTGTTCTCGTGTTTCTTTGCAACCTACGCGGTGCTGTACAGACACATCTCTACGGGTCCAACGCCTTCCGCAATATTTGATGTGCGCGGGTACACCGCCGAAACACTGATTTTGTTAACCAGCAGTTTCACGTCTGGTATTGCAACCTATGAAATGCGCCGTCAAAACAAATCCGGTTTGATTACCTGGACCATTATTACACTGCTCCTGGGTTTATCGTTTATTGGACTTGAAGTCAGCGAATTCTGGTCGGATGTGGTATCAGGTGCCACAATGCAAACAAGCGCTTTTCTGTCTGCCTTCTTCACACTGGTTGGAACACACGGCTGCCACGTCTCTTTTGGGATTATATGGATTACATCGGTGCTAATTCAAGTCATCCGCCGTGGAATTACACCTGTGACTTCGAGAAAGGTGTTTATCACCTCCCTCTATTGGCACTTTCTTGACGTGGTGTGGGTGTTTTTGTTCACCGTTGTCTATATGATTGGAGGGATGTATTGA
- a CDS encoding cytochrome o ubiquinol/quinol oxidase subunit IV, producing the protein MSSPDEHMRSTHREHGLGVPIAGFILSIVLTIIALWLDQQGALPRDWLITVVLGLAVIQIAIQLFFFMHVTESDERAWHIWLLALGFLLVITIVAYSMWIMTFGAEAY; encoded by the coding sequence ATGTCATCTCCCGATGAGCACATGAGATCGACACACAGAGAGCACGGACTAGGCGTACCGATTGCAGGATTTATTCTGTCAATTGTACTCACCATCATCGCCCTGTGGCTTGACCAACAGGGTGCGTTACCTAGAGACTGGCTGATTACGGTCGTTCTCGGATTGGCTGTTATCCAAATTGCCATCCAACTGTTTTTCTTTATGCATGTGACGGAATCCGATGAACGAGCCTGGCACATCTGGCTCCTTGCGCTTGGATTCCTTCTCGTTATTACAATTGTCGCTTATTCTATGTGGATTATGACCTTCGGCGCCGAAGCCTACTGA
- the acs gene encoding acetate--CoA ligase, protein MRDEQALKMIAESPLIAPSDGYRNSSYVSDYDEYMKKYNESITNPEGFWNAIADELTWTERSSTVMTGEMPDFKFFPDSFLNVCENCVDRHALNPDRKNKVALYFEGEEGNRRTLTYGQLYREVQRFANVLKGFGLVKGDVVSVYMPNLPETYVVLLACLRLGIIYNTVFAGFSAEALRERIVSSNAKAVVCSNASYRRGRVLRLKDTVDEALQGETPVQNVIVFSRIPHEPTPMKEGRDYDYGELMAKAASVCPPEKLEANAPGLLIFTSGTSGKPKGIVHAGGGFLLGTYAYTKYQLDIQPADVYWNTADIGWLTSHIFVLVGGLALGVTTVLYDGAVDYPHTGRVYEVMERYQVNKLFSAPTAFRMLMKYGTEVSQRYDLSALQLLVSVGEPLNPEAWNWLYHDLGKGKVVINNTWGQTETGGTPLASLPGAVSMKPGSCGVPFFGHHLDVVDKDGSSVADGEAGYLIIRNVFPSLARDVFGDRQRYITAYFSQMPGVYFTGDSAVRDKDGQFWVLGRVDDVINVSGHRISTMEMESSLIQHGAVVEAAVVSQPDEIKGWVPIAFVTLDKTVTASSELEQELKDKIVDDIGSFARPHRMHFVDSMPKTRSGKIIRRMLREIIQEGTVKGDVTGLEDSEILDKLISDIHKES, encoded by the coding sequence GTGAGGGATGAGCAAGCTTTAAAGATGATTGCAGAAAGTCCTCTTATCGCTCCGTCCGATGGGTATCGCAACAGTTCCTACGTTTCGGACTATGATGAGTATATGAAGAAGTATAACGAGTCGATTACCAATCCTGAAGGGTTTTGGAACGCTATTGCTGACGAACTGACCTGGACAGAACGCAGCAGTACAGTAATGACCGGAGAGATGCCAGATTTTAAGTTTTTCCCTGATAGCTTTTTAAATGTTTGTGAGAATTGTGTGGATAGACATGCCTTGAATCCGGACAGAAAGAACAAAGTGGCCCTTTATTTTGAAGGCGAAGAAGGCAATCGACGTACCCTGACTTACGGTCAATTGTATCGAGAGGTGCAGAGGTTCGCGAACGTATTAAAAGGCTTTGGTCTTGTAAAAGGTGACGTCGTGAGCGTCTATATGCCAAACCTTCCTGAGACCTATGTTGTGTTACTGGCTTGTCTGCGCTTAGGAATCATTTATAACACAGTATTTGCTGGTTTTTCTGCCGAAGCGTTACGTGAACGAATTGTCAGTTCCAACGCAAAAGCGGTTGTATGCAGTAATGCAAGCTATCGCCGAGGGCGGGTTTTGCGTCTGAAAGATACTGTCGACGAAGCCCTTCAGGGGGAAACACCAGTTCAGAATGTCATTGTTTTTTCACGAATACCGCATGAGCCTACGCCGATGAAAGAGGGACGTGATTATGACTACGGTGAACTCATGGCTAAAGCCGCAAGTGTCTGTCCTCCGGAGAAGTTAGAAGCGAATGCTCCCGGGTTGCTTATCTTCACAAGCGGCACAAGCGGAAAGCCGAAGGGAATTGTTCATGCCGGGGGCGGTTTTTTACTAGGCACGTATGCCTATACGAAGTACCAGTTGGACATCCAACCTGCCGATGTGTATTGGAACACGGCCGACATTGGCTGGTTGACATCGCATATTTTTGTGTTAGTTGGAGGTTTAGCGCTTGGTGTGACAACCGTCCTATACGACGGAGCCGTCGATTATCCACATACGGGCCGTGTTTATGAAGTCATGGAGCGTTATCAGGTAAACAAGTTATTTTCAGCGCCAACAGCTTTTCGGATGCTCATGAAGTACGGGACGGAAGTTTCGCAGAGGTACGACCTTTCTGCGTTACAGTTACTGGTATCTGTCGGTGAACCGCTGAATCCTGAAGCTTGGAATTGGCTTTATCATGATTTGGGTAAAGGGAAGGTTGTGATTAATAACACCTGGGGCCAGACTGAAACCGGAGGAACGCCTTTGGCATCCTTGCCTGGGGCAGTATCTATGAAGCCCGGTTCTTGCGGAGTTCCTTTCTTCGGACATCATTTAGACGTGGTCGATAAGGACGGGTCATCGGTAGCTGACGGTGAGGCTGGTTATTTGATTATACGAAACGTGTTTCCAAGTTTGGCGCGGGATGTGTTTGGGGACAGGCAGCGTTACATCACCGCCTATTTCTCACAAATGCCGGGGGTCTATTTTACTGGGGACAGCGCTGTACGGGATAAGGATGGGCAGTTCTGGGTGCTCGGCCGTGTTGACGACGTGATAAACGTTTCGGGCCACCGTATCAGCACAATGGAAATGGAGAGTTCGCTGATTCAGCACGGCGCTGTGGTTGAGGCTGCCGTTGTCAGTCAGCCGGACGAAATCAAGGGTTGGGTCCCCATTGCGTTTGTAACACTGGACAAGACCGTAACGGCGTCTTCGGAACTTGAGCAGGAACTGAAGGACAAAATCGTGGACGATATTGGAAGTTTTGCGCGGCCTCATCGTATGCATTTTGTCGATTCCATGCCAAAAACCAGGTCCGGAAAGATTATTCGCCGAATGCTTCGCGAAATCATTCAGGAGGGCACTGTCAAAGGGGATGTTACTGGGCTCGAAGACAGTGAGATTCTCGACAAGTTGATTTCCGACATTCACAAGGAGTCATGA
- a CDS encoding S1C family serine protease, giving the protein MGFYSNKDNRPKLEGRGWSRVAGWTATVVLSALVGSGATLFTLTKEQPASTTGLLTTSSSSTPVLQTANIKTSDATVKVVQKVKPAVMGVVNYTKQTNYFSQQSQLKATGVGSGVLIFKNSKYGYLVTNHHVVAGAAKVEVVTSKGVHIKADVVGSDPFTDLAVVRIPVSKVSNVNPVPFANSTELQAGQPVVAIGNPMGLAFQDSVTSGVISATKRTMPVETESQSILDYQSVIQTDAAINPGNSGGPLLNMQGDIVGINSSKIVAQGFNNMGFAIPANEVKNIATQLMKNGKVVHSEMGIEGIPLSQVPQSMLAQIPVNNGVYVYKVMSSKASSAGLKKGDVIVSIDGHKVSSTADLRTYIFEKKPGQTVTVQIYRGKTKKTLKITLEKYTQVPQQQSSSGGSSGGYIGGSGSSGGYIGGSGSSGGYIGGSGSGSSSSGGSSLNPFSAPGMFGG; this is encoded by the coding sequence ATGGGGTTCTACAGCAATAAAGACAACAGACCAAAACTTGAAGGAAGAGGTTGGAGTCGTGTCGCCGGCTGGACAGCGACTGTTGTACTTTCAGCTTTGGTCGGTTCTGGAGCAACTCTATTTACGTTAACCAAGGAGCAACCCGCTTCAACCACTGGTCTTCTTACGACTAGCAGCAGTTCTACTCCGGTCTTGCAAACGGCCAACATAAAAACAAGTGATGCCACGGTGAAAGTGGTTCAAAAAGTGAAGCCCGCAGTGATGGGCGTCGTCAATTATACGAAGCAAACCAATTACTTTTCACAACAGAGTCAGTTGAAAGCGACCGGGGTTGGTTCCGGCGTACTGATTTTCAAGAATTCAAAATATGGATATCTGGTCACAAACCATCATGTTGTTGCGGGTGCAGCTAAAGTGGAGGTTGTCACAAGCAAAGGTGTCCACATTAAGGCTGACGTGGTCGGTTCCGATCCCTTTACAGACTTGGCGGTGGTACGCATACCGGTCAGCAAAGTGAGTAATGTCAACCCCGTTCCTTTTGCAAATTCCACGGAACTCCAAGCGGGCCAGCCGGTGGTAGCCATCGGTAACCCAATGGGACTCGCGTTTCAAGACTCGGTCACATCCGGCGTTATCAGCGCGACCAAACGCACGATGCCGGTTGAGACAGAGAGTCAATCAATTTTAGATTATCAAAGTGTCATTCAGACGGATGCAGCCATTAATCCTGGAAACAGCGGCGGACCCTTGCTTAACATGCAGGGAGATATTGTGGGCATTAACAGCAGCAAAATTGTTGCCCAGGGATTTAATAATATGGGCTTTGCGATTCCAGCTAATGAAGTCAAAAATATTGCTACTCAGTTAATGAAAAACGGGAAAGTGGTTCATTCAGAGATGGGGATTGAAGGCATCCCGTTGTCTCAGGTTCCTCAAAGTATGCTGGCCCAGATCCCTGTGAATAATGGGGTTTACGTTTACAAAGTGATGTCGTCCAAAGCAAGCAGCGCAGGATTGAAAAAAGGCGACGTCATCGTCTCAATTGACGGACACAAGGTGAGCTCCACAGCAGACCTTAGAACGTATATTTTTGAAAAGAAACCTGGCCAGACTGTAACGGTGCAAATTTACCGTGGTAAGACAAAAAAGACCCTGAAAATAACCTTGGAGAAGTATACACAAGTTCCGCAACAGCAATCATCCAGCGGCGGCTCTAGCGGCGGTTACATCGGTGGAAGTGGAAGCAGCGGCGGCTACATCGGCGGAAGCGGAAGCAGCGGCGGCTATATTGGCGGTAGTGGATCTGGCAGTTCCAGTAGTGGAGGGTCAAGTTTAAACCCGTTCTCCGCCCCAGGCATGTTTGGCGGTTAA
- a CDS encoding aminopeptidase gives MKEKWRKYAELAVKVGVNLQPGQHLVIGFGSRQVYPEHIEFVRILTEVAYEAGARFVQVDWGDELWLKETVKHGDLDTLAARYKWQAEWVEQLAREGAAYIAIPASDPDLFDGMDSERVLQATKSARTAFQAFNQRRTNDDYSWSLFSLPTQAWADKVYPELPAAQRVDAMWKDILYCSRADGPNPVETWKEHLANLSKRADWMNDLHIHKLHYQAPGTDLTIELPQKHFWTAASKETPEGVNFVPNMPTEEVFSAPLKTGVNGTVSSTMPLNHNGALIDGIKLRFEGGRIVEYSAKSGYDALKGIIESDEGSHYLGELALVPVNSPISENGRLFYNTLFDENASCHLAIGMAYPLIENGRNIDRSEWEQHGLNDSLEHVDFMIGSNQLTIDAQTKDGKTVPIFRNGNWATSLT, from the coding sequence TTGAAAGAAAAATGGAGAAAATATGCTGAACTCGCTGTCAAAGTCGGCGTCAACCTGCAACCGGGTCAGCACCTTGTCATAGGGTTTGGTTCCCGACAGGTATACCCTGAACACATCGAGTTCGTACGCATCTTAACAGAAGTCGCGTACGAAGCCGGGGCACGCTTTGTCCAAGTCGACTGGGGAGACGAGTTGTGGCTGAAAGAAACTGTCAAACACGGTGATTTGGATACTTTAGCGGCACGTTATAAATGGCAGGCTGAATGGGTTGAGCAATTGGCTCGAGAAGGTGCGGCATACATAGCTATCCCAGCGTCCGATCCCGATTTATTTGACGGCATGGACTCAGAACGAGTCCTTCAAGCGACAAAATCTGCACGTACCGCATTTCAGGCATTCAACCAAAGACGAACAAACGATGATTACAGTTGGTCCCTGTTCTCACTTCCGACCCAGGCCTGGGCAGACAAAGTCTATCCTGAATTACCAGCTGCACAACGCGTTGACGCGATGTGGAAGGATATTCTCTATTGCTCCCGCGCGGATGGCCCTAATCCAGTGGAAACATGGAAAGAACACTTGGCCAATCTCTCAAAACGCGCTGATTGGATGAATGACCTCCACATTCACAAATTGCATTATCAAGCGCCGGGAACAGACTTGACCATTGAATTACCCCAAAAACACTTCTGGACGGCCGCCTCAAAGGAGACTCCGGAAGGTGTAAACTTTGTTCCCAATATGCCCACAGAGGAAGTGTTCAGCGCTCCCCTGAAAACCGGTGTAAACGGGACCGTTTCAAGTACCATGCCTTTGAACCACAACGGAGCTCTCATCGATGGAATTAAGCTTCGATTTGAAGGCGGACGCATTGTCGAATACTCAGCCAAATCCGGATATGATGCGTTAAAGGGCATCATTGAATCGGATGAAGGCAGCCATTATCTCGGGGAACTTGCTCTTGTACCCGTAAACTCCCCGATTTCAGAAAATGGTCGGCTCTTCTACAATACCTTGTTTGACGAAAATGCCTCATGCCATCTCGCCATCGGCATGGCATATCCACTTATTGAGAACGGAAGAAACATCGACAGAAGTGAGTGGGAGCAGCATGGTCTTAATGACAGTCTGGAGCACGTTGACTTCATGATTGGTTCGAACCAGTTAACCATTGATGCACAGACCAAAGACGGTAAGACAGTTCCTATCTTCCGCAATGGAAACTGGGCAACATCCCTTACCTGA
- a CDS encoding carbohydrate kinase family protein, whose product MHAVERQTSFLCIGGANVDRKIQSLVPLQLETSNPSVSSHTFGGVARNIAENLARMGGRVGLYTLVGPDSEGEHLISHCKQAGIDTVTTEVVPSAQTGNYTAVLNRDGSLAVAMADMQIYDLFTVQRVGGKWDTIGQADIVVADTNLPAPTIDYLIQHCRSKNLKLCIVPVSAPKVQRIPNDLNGVSLFILNRDELECLMGLTSQTQTTAAITEACRQLHKRGCHNVVVTQGSKEVLVVSDSGEVLVQPVPKVHVAEVTGAGDAFASGVTYGLYALECTLSVAIQLGLSVAKETLQSTETVSSSITPLFLKEWGTQQT is encoded by the coding sequence ATGCATGCAGTGGAGAGACAAACTTCGTTTTTATGTATTGGCGGGGCAAACGTGGATAGGAAAATCCAAAGTCTTGTCCCGCTTCAGTTGGAAACGTCAAATCCGTCCGTGTCCTCTCACACCTTTGGCGGTGTGGCGAGAAACATCGCAGAAAACTTGGCTCGAATGGGAGGACGCGTCGGCCTGTATACTCTGGTCGGCCCCGACTCTGAAGGAGAACACCTCATTTCCCACTGTAAACAGGCAGGTATAGACACTGTCACAACGGAGGTTGTCCCCAGTGCGCAAACAGGAAACTATACTGCTGTACTGAACCGAGACGGAAGCCTGGCCGTGGCAATGGCGGACATGCAAATCTATGACCTGTTTACTGTACAGCGGGTAGGGGGAAAGTGGGACACGATTGGACAAGCTGACATCGTTGTCGCTGACACGAATCTGCCTGCGCCAACGATAGATTATCTGATTCAGCACTGTCGCAGCAAGAATCTGAAACTGTGCATTGTTCCGGTGTCCGCACCAAAAGTACAGCGAATTCCAAATGACTTAAATGGCGTTTCTCTTTTCATTTTAAACCGGGATGAATTGGAGTGCTTAATGGGGCTGACGAGCCAAACACAGACCACGGCCGCTATAACTGAAGCTTGCAGACAATTGCACAAACGAGGCTGCCACAACGTAGTGGTCACACAAGGATCTAAAGAGGTGCTGGTTGTCTCTGACTCCGGAGAAGTGCTCGTGCAACCTGTTCCAAAAGTGCACGTTGCGGAGGTTACGGGAGCGGGAGACGCATTTGCCAGCGGAGTTACCTACGGATTATATGCACTGGAGTGTACGCTCTCTGTGGCCATACAGTTGGGACTGTCCGTCGCAAAAGAAACCTTGCAAAGTACGGAAACCGTATCTTCGAGCATCACACCGCTGTTTCTGAAAGAGTGGGGCACACAGCAGACTTAA
- a CDS encoding pseudouridine-5'-phosphate glycosidase encodes MNKWIQFSAEVAEAAAQQRPIVALESTIISHGMPYPVNVETALEVEQIIRDEGAVPATIAILDGKIHVGLAEEELQLLARTDDVLKVSRRDLPYALATGKPGATTVAATMICANLAGISVFVTGGIGGVHRGAEHTMDISADLLELSKTDVAVVCAGAKSILDIGFTLEYLETHGVPVIGYQTNEFPAFYSRHSGFEANYKLDTPEQVAVFLQTKWNLGLKGGAVIGNPVPEKDELPRQQIDTVINQALEAAEKQGVHGKAVTPFLLDRVKELTLGESLTTNIALVRSNAHVGAQIAMALNSGTV; translated from the coding sequence ATGAATAAATGGATTCAATTCTCTGCGGAAGTCGCAGAGGCTGCAGCACAGCAGAGGCCGATTGTCGCCCTCGAATCAACAATTATATCCCACGGCATGCCCTATCCAGTGAATGTCGAAACAGCCCTGGAAGTCGAACAAATCATCCGCGATGAAGGGGCAGTTCCTGCAACCATTGCCATTCTGGACGGAAAGATTCACGTAGGATTGGCTGAAGAAGAACTGCAACTCCTCGCTCGGACAGACGATGTGTTGAAAGTCAGCCGACGCGACTTGCCTTACGCCTTGGCGACCGGAAAACCGGGTGCAACTACCGTCGCAGCGACAATGATTTGTGCGAATTTGGCCGGGATATCGGTCTTTGTTACGGGAGGAATTGGAGGTGTGCACCGTGGTGCAGAACATACCATGGATATTTCAGCAGACCTGCTTGAACTCTCCAAAACAGATGTGGCTGTCGTGTGTGCAGGAGCAAAATCCATTTTGGATATTGGATTCACGCTGGAGTATCTGGAAACCCACGGCGTACCTGTGATTGGGTACCAAACCAACGAGTTTCCTGCCTTTTACTCCAGACACAGCGGATTTGAAGCGAATTACAAATTAGACACACCGGAGCAAGTGGCAGTATTTCTTCAAACAAAATGGAATTTGGGACTTAAAGGCGGAGCCGTAATAGGAAATCCGGTTCCCGAGAAAGATGAACTCCCCCGTCAGCAGATAGACACTGTTATCAATCAAGCGCTGGAAGCGGCGGAGAAGCAAGGTGTTCACGGGAAGGCGGTTACGCCGTTTTTGCTCGACAGGGTGAAGGAACTAACTCTCGGTGAAAGCCTCACGACAAACATTGCGCTCGTGCGCTCCAACGCTCACGTTGGAGCCCAGATTGCAATGGCTCTCAACTCAGGAACAGTGTGA